One genomic segment of Sphingorhabdus sp. M41 includes these proteins:
- a CDS encoding EVE domain-containing protein, translating into MTSKASQDCGAFFVAALSASMTRAEKERNMPQYWLMKSEPDEYGWDDLVAEGEGTWDGVKNAQASNNMKAMKKGDQVFFYHSRTGLEVVGVMEVSEEASPDVTTDPDRWVVVKVKPVRKLAKPVPLKAMKQNPELKDLAILRQTRLSVAPVGEREWAAILVMAGE; encoded by the coding sequence ATGACAAGCAAGGCCTCGCAAGATTGCGGGGCCTTTTTTGTTGCGGCGCTGTCGGCTAGCATGACCCGAGCAGAGAAGGAGCGAAACATGCCGCAATATTGGCTGATGAAATCGGAGCCGGACGAATATGGCTGGGATGACCTGGTCGCCGAGGGCGAAGGCACCTGGGACGGCGTCAAAAATGCGCAAGCGTCCAACAATATGAAAGCGATGAAGAAAGGCGATCAGGTCTTTTTCTACCACTCGCGCACCGGGCTGGAAGTGGTTGGCGTCATGGAAGTGAGCGAAGAGGCTTCTCCCGATGTCACGACTGACCCGGATCGATGGGTGGTGGTTAAGGTGAAGCCGGTGCGGAAACTGGCCAAGCCGGTGCCGCTGAAGGCGATGAAGCAGAATCCGGAGCTCAAGGACCTGGCGATCCTCAGGCAGACGCGACTTTCGGTGGCGCCGGTGGGGGAGCGGGAATGGGCCGCGATATTGGTGATGGCGGGCGAATAA
- a CDS encoding fasciclin domain-containing protein gives MRISPKMILTTTAVIALAACSTEAPQAAVDESSADAMMDSATTAETGTIVDVAAGNADFSTLVTAVTAADLGATLSSEGPFTVFAPTNDAFAKVDPATLSALLTPEKKADLTALLTYHVVAGELKAADVVKAITDGGGTATLTTVQGAQIKASLEGDSVILEDAAGGKSTVILTDVEASNGVIHAIDTVVMPG, from the coding sequence ATGCGTATTTCCCCTAAAATGATATTGACGACCACTGCTGTCATCGCTCTTGCAGCTTGCTCGACCGAAGCCCCTCAGGCCGCCGTTGACGAAAGTTCTGCCGACGCCATGATGGATTCAGCGACGACCGCGGAGACCGGCACGATTGTCGATGTTGCTGCTGGCAATGCTGATTTCTCAACCCTTGTAACCGCGGTGACCGCTGCTGATCTCGGGGCAACCCTGAGCAGCGAGGGTCCGTTCACCGTGTTCGCACCGACCAATGATGCTTTTGCCAAGGTTGACCCGGCTACCTTGAGCGCTCTGCTGACCCCGGAAAAGAAGGCTGATCTGACGGCATTGCTGACCTATCATGTGGTTGCCGGTGAACTGAAAGCGGCCGATGTCGTAAAAGCGATCACCGATGGTGGCGGCACCGCGACGCTGACAACCGTGCAAGGCGCGCAGATTAAAGCCTCTCTGGAAGGCGATTCCGTTATTCTGGAAGATGCTGCTGGCGGAAAATCGACCGTCATATTGACCGATGTCGAGGCTTCCAACGGTGTGATCCACGCGATCGACACGGTTGTCATGCCAGGCTAG
- a CDS encoding manganese efflux pump MntP: MIMLSLILLSLGLAMDAFAAAMAQGASSRPNRSMALRMSLAFGLAQAIMPLLGWGLGIAFAASIESVAHWIALVLLGGLGLRMIREGLDRDPDEPLKELSLWPLLVVAIATSIDAAIAGITLPSIGAPIAVACAVIGLTTALLTWPGVYLGALVGARIGKWAEVLGGLILIGLGIKIFVMQQFCGG, encoded by the coding sequence ATGATCATGCTCTCCCTGATTCTGCTCTCCCTGGGTCTGGCGATGGATGCCTTTGCGGCGGCGATGGCGCAGGGCGCTTCCAGTCGCCCCAACCGGTCGATGGCCCTGCGGATGAGCCTCGCCTTTGGCCTTGCCCAGGCGATCATGCCGCTGCTGGGCTGGGGGCTGGGGATTGCCTTTGCTGCCTCCATCGAATCGGTGGCCCACTGGATCGCGCTGGTGCTGCTCGGCGGGCTGGGGCTGCGGATGATCCGGGAAGGGCTGGACCGTGACCCGGACGAGCCGTTGAAGGAGCTGTCGCTGTGGCCGCTGCTGGTCGTGGCGATCGCCACCAGCATCGATGCAGCGATTGCGGGGATCACCCTGCCGAGCATTGGCGCGCCGATTGCGGTGGCCTGCGCGGTGATCGGGCTGACCACGGCGCTGCTGACCTGGCCGGGCGTCTATCTGGGGGCACTGGTCGGTGCCCGCATCGGCAAATGGGCCGAGGTGCTGGGCGGGCTGATCCTGATCGGGCTGGGGATCAAGATATTTGTGATGCAGCAGTTTTGCGGCGGCTGA
- the gspD gene encoding type II secretion system secretin GspD: MPSLFARIMAVLALCAGLWAAPVSAQHTLNVRDADIRAFVQDAAKVTGRTFILDSRVQGKVSVVTDRPLSRSEYFEIFLSTLRANNLVAIPTTRGAYRIQPADGAATQPSRIGSRGAEGNQLVTEVVRLKSIVATEALETLRPLVSKQGSITSNRNANSLVIVDYADNIRRIRSLVGEIDRDSAASTIITLKNAGAREIATSLQALAAQGGGEGLRAPVTVVPIDSSNSIALRGDPGAVSRFAQMARELDKGAESGTEIRVHRLDYANAEHLLPVIENLLGSKGTGGGSATVAPAGGEGAPAPAASGGSNGIASRGPSIVTRLEGTNAIIVAANPDVQRMIGELIRQLDTRQEQVVVEAIIVEISETLARELGVQWLVGGKDVPFAVTNFSNASPNIVDVAGGLLADQFDTTTTTTTDTATTVTTNSAVGDALRQNAADAVLAARGGFGGFATSLGGSAVLGAIINAVQSDSNSNVLSTPSLTVNNNLKGSILFGQEIPVSTGEALSGNFDNAFRTIQRQNVGIELEVTPQINAGDEVRMELRQQVSSIAGPVSDDFNELIINKREINTTVTVGDGEIIALGGLLDDNERRTIQKVPFLGDIPVLGELFRSRGKSRVKTNLMVFIRPTILKDPNDARRFSSARYGYIRDRQLSRNPDQEPSIDALVRDYLGTVPPTVEARPDDQIIYAPGDMPAVRDNGMIQQTPLPASETSGKP; encoded by the coding sequence ATGCCTAGTCTATTCGCCCGGATCATGGCCGTGCTTGCTCTTTGTGCCGGCCTGTGGGCCGCGCCAGTGTCGGCCCAGCATACGCTCAATGTCCGCGACGCCGATATCCGTGCCTTTGTCCAGGACGCGGCAAAGGTGACCGGTCGTACCTTCATTCTGGACAGCCGGGTGCAGGGCAAGGTCTCGGTGGTCACCGACCGTCCGCTCAGCCGCTCGGAATATTTCGAAATTTTCCTGTCGACCCTGCGCGCCAATAATCTGGTCGCAATTCCGACGACCCGCGGCGCCTATCGCATCCAGCCCGCCGATGGTGCGGCTACGCAGCCCAGCAGGATCGGTTCGCGCGGTGCCGAAGGCAATCAGCTGGTGACAGAGGTGGTGCGGCTCAAGTCGATTGTTGCGACCGAGGCACTGGAAACGCTGCGTCCGCTGGTCAGCAAACAGGGGTCCATTACCTCCAACCGCAATGCGAACAGTCTGGTAATCGTGGATTATGCCGACAACATTCGCAGGATCCGCAGTCTGGTCGGCGAGATAGACCGCGACAGCGCCGCCAGCACGATCATCACGCTGAAAAATGCCGGGGCCCGGGAAATCGCAACCTCGCTGCAGGCGCTGGCCGCACAGGGTGGCGGCGAGGGGCTGCGTGCGCCGGTGACCGTGGTGCCGATCGACAGCAGCAACAGCATTGCCCTGCGCGGCGACCCCGGCGCGGTTTCGCGCTTTGCGCAAATGGCGCGGGAACTGGACAAGGGCGCGGAATCGGGAACCGAGATACGCGTCCACCGGCTCGACTATGCCAATGCCGAGCATCTCCTGCCGGTGATCGAGAATTTGCTGGGCAGCAAAGGTACGGGAGGCGGCTCGGCGACGGTTGCGCCAGCCGGTGGCGAGGGCGCACCGGCTCCCGCTGCCAGTGGCGGCAGCAATGGCATTGCCAGTCGCGGGCCATCGATTGTCACCCGTCTGGAAGGGACCAATGCGATCATTGTCGCGGCCAATCCCGATGTGCAGCGGATGATTGGCGAACTGATCCGGCAGCTCGATACGCGGCAGGAACAGGTGGTTGTCGAAGCGATCATCGTCGAGATTTCGGAAACGCTGGCCCGGGAGCTGGGCGTGCAATGGCTGGTCGGCGGCAAGGACGTGCCCTTTGCGGTGACCAATTTCTCCAACGCCTCGCCCAATATCGTCGATGTTGCCGGCGGTTTGCTGGCGGACCAGTTTGACACGACCACGACCACCACGACCGATACCGCTACCACCGTGACCACCAATAGCGCGGTCGGCGATGCGTTGCGTCAGAATGCAGCGGATGCGGTACTTGCCGCGCGCGGTGGTTTTGGCGGCTTTGCCACCAGCCTGGGCGGCAGTGCCGTGCTCGGTGCGATCATCAATGCGGTGCAGTCGGACAGCAACAGCAATGTGCTGTCGACGCCTTCGCTGACGGTGAACAATAATCTCAAGGGCAGCATCTTGTTCGGTCAGGAAATTCCGGTCTCGACCGGCGAGGCCCTGTCGGGCAATTTCGACAATGCGTTCCGCACGATCCAGCGGCAGAATGTCGGGATCGAGCTGGAAGTGACGCCACAGATCAATGCGGGTGATGAAGTGCGGATGGAATTGCGGCAGCAGGTAAGCTCTATTGCCGGGCCGGTTTCCGACGATTTCAACGAGCTGATCATCAACAAGCGCGAGATCAACACGACGGTGACCGTGGGTGACGGCGAGATTATCGCGCTTGGCGGGCTGCTCGATGACAACGAACGGCGCACGATCCAGAAAGTACCGTTTCTGGGAGATATTCCGGTTCTTGGCGAGTTGTTCCGGTCGCGCGGCAAGTCGCGGGTCAAGACCAATTTGATGGTCTTCATCCGCCCGACGATCCTGAAAGACCCCAATGACGCACGGCGCTTCTCGAGCGCGCGCTACGGCTATATCCGCGACCGGCAGCTCAGCCGCAATCCTGATCAGGAACCGTCGATTGACGCTCTGGTCCGCGACTATCTCGGCACCGTGCCGCCAACGGTCGAGGCGCGCCCGGATGACCAGATCATCTACGCGCCGGGTGATATGCCGGCGGTCAGGGATAATGGCATGATCCAGCAGACTCCGTTGCCGGCGAGCGAGACCAGCGGGAAGCCGTGA
- a CDS encoding HAD-IA family hydrolase, translating to MTYETVIFDFGGVITSSPFEAFNRLEAEKGVPKDSVRRINSANPDDNAWARFERAELDSAGFDEAFAAEARAIGIELRGADVLARLAGDVRPNMVATLDRLKVEGFTISCITNNVPAGKGAGMAMDDEKAAAVKDIMQRFDHIIESSKAGVRKPDPRIYQMMCEALDADPAQCIYLDDLGINCKPAAALGMAAIKVSAEQQALDDLGALLNMQLP from the coding sequence ATGACATATGAAACTGTAATTTTTGATTTTGGCGGGGTGATTACATCCTCGCCTTTTGAAGCGTTCAACCGGCTGGAAGCCGAAAAAGGCGTGCCGAAAGACAGCGTCCGACGGATCAACAGTGCCAATCCCGATGACAATGCCTGGGCACGGTTCGAACGGGCCGAGCTGGACAGCGCCGGCTTCGATGAAGCTTTTGCTGCGGAAGCGCGCGCCATCGGCATCGAATTGCGCGGCGCCGATGTGCTGGCGCGGCTCGCCGGTGATGTGCGTCCCAATATGGTGGCAACGCTGGACCGGTTGAAGGTCGAAGGCTTCACCATATCGTGCATCACCAACAATGTGCCGGCCGGCAAGGGCGCGGGCATGGCGATGGATGACGAGAAGGCGGCAGCGGTGAAGGATATCATGCAGCGTTTCGATCATATTATCGAGAGCAGCAAGGCGGGTGTGCGCAAACCCGATCCGCGAATTTACCAGATGATGTGCGAGGCGCTGGACGCCGATCCGGCGCAATGCATCTATCTCGATGATCTCGGGATCAACTGCAAACCGGCAGCGGCCCTTGGTATGGCGGCAATCAAGGTGTCGGCCGAGCAGCAGGCGCTCGACGATCTTGGCGCTCTGCTGAACATGCAATTGCCCTGA
- a CDS encoding NAD-dependent succinate-semialdehyde dehydrogenase, translating into MSNAYPRKLQFHIDGEWIDGEDRAVHEVVNPATGEAIADLPKATTADLDRALNAADRAFPVWRDTPVAERAAILHRAADLMRERAPEIGRLMTFEQGKPLAQAIGEVTASASHFDIMAEEAKRCYGRVLVRPAGQNSFVKYQPVGPVAAFSPWNFPVFTPVRKLAPAIAAGCSIILKPAEETPASPIEMIRCLIDAGLPSGVAQVVFGDPAQVSSHLIASPVIRKISFTGSVPVGKHLMKLAAEGMKRTTMELGGHAPVLVFDDCDIEKTLDLVVTGKFRNAGQVCVSPTRFYVQSGIYDRFEKAFTERAQKISVGDGFDSVDMGPLANPRRPSAMGAMIDDARTKGADVRLGGERRGDKGFFFDPTVLSHVPLDANIMNEEPFGPVAVMRPFDTLDEAIDQANRLPLGLAAYAFTESLRTANMVGDKIEAGMVAINNLTVSPGDAPFGGVKESGHGSEDGPDGLKAYMVTKAIHQA; encoded by the coding sequence ATGTCCAACGCTTATCCCCGAAAATTGCAATTCCATATTGATGGCGAATGGATCGACGGCGAGGACCGCGCGGTCCACGAGGTCGTCAATCCGGCGACCGGCGAAGCGATTGCCGATCTGCCCAAGGCGACGACAGCCGATCTCGACCGCGCCCTGAACGCAGCCGACCGCGCCTTCCCGGTCTGGCGCGACACACCGGTGGCCGAGCGCGCCGCAATATTGCACAGAGCCGCTGACCTGATGCGCGAGCGGGCGCCGGAAATCGGCCGCCTGATGACCTTCGAACAAGGCAAGCCGCTGGCCCAGGCGATCGGCGAAGTCACCGCTTCGGCCAGCCATTTCGATATCATGGCCGAGGAAGCCAAGCGTTGCTATGGCCGCGTCCTGGTGCGCCCGGCTGGCCAGAACAGTTTTGTCAAATATCAGCCAGTCGGACCGGTGGCGGCGTTCAGTCCATGGAATTTCCCGGTCTTCACCCCGGTGCGCAAGCTGGCCCCGGCGATTGCCGCCGGCTGCTCGATCATTCTGAAGCCCGCAGAAGAAACCCCGGCCAGCCCGATCGAAATGATCCGCTGTCTGATCGACGCGGGCCTGCCTTCCGGCGTTGCCCAGGTCGTCTTTGGCGATCCGGCGCAAGTCTCCAGCCATCTCATTGCCTCGCCGGTGATCCGCAAGATCAGCTTCACCGGCTCGGTGCCGGTTGGCAAGCATCTGATGAAACTGGCCGCCGAAGGCATGAAGCGCACGACCATGGAACTGGGCGGCCATGCGCCGGTGCTGGTCTTTGACGATTGCGATATCGAAAAGACGCTTGATCTGGTGGTCACCGGCAAATTCCGCAACGCCGGTCAGGTCTGCGTCTCGCCGACCCGCTTCTATGTCCAGTCCGGCATTTATGACCGGTTCGAAAAAGCCTTTACCGAACGCGCGCAGAAGATCAGCGTCGGCGACGGTTTCGACTCGGTCGACATGGGCCCGCTCGCCAATCCGCGCCGGCCGAGCGCCATGGGTGCGATGATCGACGATGCACGGACCAAGGGTGCCGACGTCAGGCTCGGCGGCGAACGGCGCGGCGACAAGGGGTTTTTCTTTGACCCCACCGTGCTGTCCCACGTCCCGCTCGATGCCAATATCATGAACGAGGAACCGTTCGGCCCGGTCGCCGTGATGCGGCCGTTCGACACGCTCGACGAAGCGATTGACCAGGCCAACCGCCTGCCGCTGGGTCTGGCGGCCTATGCCTTCACCGAGAGCTTGCGCACCGCCAATATGGTTGGTGACAAGATCGAAGCGGGCATGGTGGCGATCAACAATCTCACCGTCAGCCCCGGCGACGCACCCTTTGGCGGCGTCAAGGAAAGCGGCCACGGGTCGGAAGACGGGCCGGACGGGCTGAAAGCCTATATGGTGACCAAGGCGATCCATCAGGCTTGA
- a CDS encoding VIT1/CCC1 transporter family protein — protein MSRLHNEPHRLDRVGWLRAAVLGANDGIVSTASLVVGVAAAATSQETIMLTAFAGLVAGAMSMAAGEYVSVSSQADSEKAERAKEAWELENQPKAERLELISIYKNRGLTADLAEQVADQMTAHDALGTHLRDELGLTAHFSAKPLQAAAASALAFAAGAILPVILAALLSGELLIWVVSGAALLLLAVLGATGAMLGGAPVLRPVVRVTFWGAAAMAATAAIGWIFGAAVA, from the coding sequence TTGTCAAGATTGCATAATGAACCCCATCGGCTTGACCGGGTTGGCTGGTTGCGCGCGGCGGTATTGGGAGCCAATGACGGTATTGTCTCGACTGCCAGTCTGGTGGTCGGGGTGGCGGCAGCTGCCACATCCCAGGAAACCATAATGCTCACCGCTTTCGCCGGGCTGGTGGCCGGGGCGATGTCTATGGCTGCGGGCGAATATGTGTCGGTCAGTTCGCAGGCGGATAGCGAAAAGGCGGAGCGCGCCAAGGAAGCCTGGGAGCTGGAAAACCAGCCCAAGGCCGAGCGTCTCGAGCTGATATCGATCTACAAGAACCGCGGCTTGACGGCAGACCTTGCAGAACAGGTAGCCGACCAGATGACGGCGCATGACGCGCTGGGCACGCATTTGCGCGACGAGCTTGGGCTGACCGCCCATTTTTCCGCCAAGCCGCTGCAGGCGGCTGCTGCTTCTGCGCTGGCCTTTGCGGCCGGGGCGATATTGCCCGTGATTCTTGCGGCGCTGTTGAGTGGTGAGTTGCTGATCTGGGTGGTTTCGGGTGCGGCGCTATTATTGCTCGCCGTGCTGGGAGCGACCGGGGCGATGCTCGGCGGCGCGCCGGTTTTGCGGCCTGTCGTTCGCGTGACTTTCTGGGGGGCTGCTGCCATGGCTGCCACCGCCGCTATTGGATGGATTTTTGGAGCTGCTGTTGCATGA
- a CDS encoding fasciclin domain-containing protein, translating into MFNAPKIILASTLLALVPACSSELSKEEQEILDTRIADEKQPTNLIAVLQANPDLSTASTLLGLSGVGAELDGEGSYTAFATINEVYNKMDAEKLSELMHADNKDELAGITKFGLVEGSMTSADIAKAITDGGGTASITTLQGGVIKASMDGDKIVLEDGAGNKANVTQADVESSNGTLHIIDAVLMPK; encoded by the coding sequence ATGTTTAACGCCCCCAAGATTATTCTGGCATCTACCCTGCTGGCATTGGTACCGGCCTGTTCTTCGGAACTGAGCAAGGAGGAACAGGAAATCCTCGACACGCGGATCGCCGATGAAAAACAGCCTACCAACTTGATCGCTGTTCTGCAGGCCAATCCCGACCTCAGCACCGCGAGCACCTTGCTCGGTCTCTCCGGCGTTGGCGCCGAGCTCGACGGCGAAGGTTCCTATACCGCATTTGCGACGATCAACGAAGTCTACAACAAGATGGACGCAGAAAAGCTGAGCGAGCTGATGCATGCGGACAACAAGGATGAACTGGCCGGCATCACGAAATTCGGTCTGGTCGAGGGCAGCATGACCTCTGCCGATATTGCCAAGGCGATCACCGATGGCGGCGGCACCGCCAGCATCACCACCTTGCAGGGCGGCGTGATCAAGGCGAGCATGGACGGCGACAAGATCGTTCTGGAAGACGGCGCCGGCAACAAGGCCAATGTGACGCAAGCCGATGTGGAATCGAGCAACGGAACGCTTCACATCATCGATGCTGTGCTGATGCCCAAATAG
- a CDS encoding SMP-30/gluconolactonase/LRE family protein: MEIVTEGLRFPEGPIAMPDGSVILVEIEAQQLTRVLPDGTKQLVAKTGGGPNGAAMGPDGKIYVCNNGGFEYHDENGFLTPAGIAKDYVGGSIQRVDPETGEVETLYNDGDFGCILRGPNDIQFDAHGGFWFTDHGKTDYEKRCHDIVGIFYAKADGSHLEEVIFPSNNPNGVGISPDGKTLYAAETFTCRLMKFNITAPGKVAPDAGPGGPGIPLYRPSGYKFFDSLAMEECGNICVATIGESGISVVSPEGELVEFVPTPDIFTTNICFGGDDMMDAWICLSATGKLVKTRWKRPGLKLEYLNK, encoded by the coding sequence ATGGAGATAGTCACCGAAGGGCTGCGCTTTCCCGAAGGCCCGATAGCAATGCCGGATGGTAGCGTCATATTGGTCGAGATCGAGGCGCAGCAGCTCACCCGCGTCCTGCCCGATGGTACCAAGCAGCTGGTCGCGAAAACCGGTGGTGGTCCCAATGGTGCCGCAATGGGCCCGGATGGCAAAATCTATGTCTGCAACAACGGTGGCTTTGAATATCATGATGAAAATGGTTTTCTGACCCCCGCCGGTATCGCCAAGGACTATGTCGGTGGCAGCATCCAGCGGGTCGATCCCGAGACCGGTGAAGTCGAGACGCTCTATAATGACGGCGATTTCGGCTGCATATTGCGCGGCCCTAATGACATCCAGTTCGATGCCCATGGAGGCTTCTGGTTCACCGATCATGGCAAGACCGACTATGAAAAACGCTGTCATGACATTGTCGGCATCTTCTATGCCAAGGCTGACGGCAGCCATCTCGAAGAAGTGATTTTCCCGTCGAACAATCCCAATGGCGTCGGCATTTCCCCGGATGGCAAGACGCTCTACGCCGCCGAGACCTTCACCTGCCGGTTGATGAAGTTCAATATCACTGCGCCCGGCAAGGTCGCGCCCGATGCCGGTCCCGGTGGCCCGGGCATCCCGCTTTATCGGCCCTCCGGCTATAAATTTTTCGACAGTCTGGCGATGGAGGAATGCGGCAATATCTGCGTCGCCACCATCGGTGAAAGCGGCATCAGCGTGGTTTCACCCGAGGGCGAGCTGGTCGAATTTGTTCCGACGCCGGATATCTTTACCACCAATATCTGCTTTGGCGGCGATGATATGATGGATGCGTGGATATGCCTGTCAGCGACCGGGAAACTGGTCAAGACCCGCTGGAAACGGCCGGGACTGAAACTGGAATATCTCAACAAATAG
- a CDS encoding type II secretion system protein N codes for MGNSFSDRFGMMTRWYNQQGPYPVLFTILAALLLVQATRLIWLVLTPLGPVGDYRANDVEILSPQSRLTLFSSFDPFFRTGAAQSANVVTSLQLTLFGIRMNEASGLGSAILSGPDGVQTNYGVGEEIMSGVTLDSVEFDHVIISRGGVLESLYLDQSIPAQTVGTEDPVAPASLSLESNEIPGVASLAPRNDQGRVTGIVLSPLGDGSLFKSAGFRNGDIIVSINGNPVGSASDIESLKSQVRPGARLSVEVERGADTVPVAVNLGAQ; via the coding sequence GTGGGTAACAGCTTTTCGGACAGATTTGGCATGATGACCCGCTGGTATAACCAGCAGGGTCCCTATCCTGTCCTTTTCACCATATTGGCCGCTCTGTTGCTGGTTCAGGCGACCAGACTGATCTGGCTGGTGCTGACTCCATTGGGACCGGTTGGCGATTATCGCGCCAATGATGTCGAGATCCTGTCACCACAGTCGCGCCTGACCCTGTTCAGCAGCTTCGACCCGTTCTTCCGCACCGGTGCAGCGCAGAGCGCCAATGTCGTGACATCACTGCAGCTGACGCTTTTCGGCATTCGCATGAACGAGGCATCGGGACTGGGTTCGGCCATATTGTCCGGTCCGGACGGCGTGCAGACAAATTACGGCGTCGGCGAAGAGATAATGTCCGGTGTCACGCTGGACAGCGTGGAATTTGATCATGTGATCATCAGTCGCGGCGGCGTGCTCGAGAGCCTCTATCTCGACCAGTCGATCCCCGCGCAAACGGTTGGCACCGAGGATCCCGTCGCTCCGGCCTCTCTGTCCCTGGAAAGCAACGAAATACCCGGTGTCGCATCGCTGGCACCACGCAATGATCAGGGCCGGGTCACCGGTATCGTGCTCTCGCCCCTGGGAGACGGCAGCCTGTTCAAGAGCGCCGGTTTCCGCAATGGCGATATCATCGTGTCGATCAACGGCAATCCGGTTGGTTCGGCCAGCGATATTGAATCGCTGAAAAGCCAAGTCCGGCCCGGCGCACGCCTGTCCGTCGAAGTCGAGCGCGGAGCCGATACGGTTCCGGTCGCTGTCAATCTGGGAGCTCAATAA
- a CDS encoding thiamine pyrophosphate-binding protein, translating into MTKRTGAQILVDQLVIQGTDRIFTVPGESFLSVLDALHDCGTIQTVSTRQDGSAAFMAEADGKMTGQPGIAFVTRGPGATNASIGVHTAMQDSTPMILFIGDVAREDRDREGFQEVDFTAMFTPLAKWAARIDNAARIPEYIARAFDTASSGRPGPVVLSLPEDMLRDEVETLNRPKVIAPAQPLCPDAMTTLTDMLRDATDPIAIIGGAGWSEKAKHYFAQYAERIGLPVAVAFRRQDNFPNESPVYAGNLGYGPNPKLTQRIRDADLVLAVGARLGEATTDGYTLITPDHPDQILVHVHPDPDELNHVYRTDLPICAEMGEFAEQVALWDDDLLPFDAGKAAHQDYLKWSTPQPTEAKLDLGLCVAAMQQQLPADAIICNGAGNFSGWWHRYWKYGAFPSQLAPTSGAMGYGVPASVAAALRFPDRVSVVIAGDGDFMMNGQELATAIQYDANLLVLVIDNGSFGTIRLHQEREYPARLSATSLRNPDFAMLAKAYGGWSATVESTAEFAPALAKAIQRKGLRLLHLKTDVEFLTAAGATVSGLRAK; encoded by the coding sequence ATGACAAAACGCACCGGAGCACAGATTCTCGTCGACCAGCTAGTCATCCAGGGCACCGACCGCATCTTCACCGTCCCCGGCGAAAGCTTTCTCTCCGTCCTCGACGCTCTGCACGACTGCGGCACGATCCAGACCGTCTCCACCCGTCAGGATGGCAGCGCCGCCTTCATGGCGGAAGCCGACGGCAAGATGACCGGCCAGCCCGGCATTGCCTTTGTCACCCGCGGCCCCGGCGCGACCAATGCCAGCATCGGCGTCCACACCGCGATGCAGGACAGCACGCCGATGATCCTGTTCATTGGCGACGTCGCCCGCGAAGACCGCGATCGCGAAGGCTTTCAGGAAGTCGATTTCACCGCGATGTTCACACCGCTCGCCAAATGGGCCGCGCGGATCGACAATGCCGCGCGCATTCCGGAATATATCGCGCGCGCCTTTGATACCGCCAGTTCCGGACGCCCCGGACCCGTTGTACTGTCCCTGCCCGAGGATATGCTGCGCGACGAGGTCGAAACGCTCAACCGGCCGAAGGTGATCGCCCCCGCCCAGCCGCTCTGTCCCGATGCGATGACCACGCTCACCGATATGCTGCGCGATGCCACCGATCCGATTGCAATCATCGGCGGTGCGGGTTGGAGCGAGAAGGCGAAGCATTATTTCGCCCAATATGCCGAGCGTATTGGCCTGCCGGTCGCGGTCGCCTTCCGCCGTCAGGATAATTTCCCCAACGAGAGCCCGGTCTACGCCGGCAATCTCGGCTATGGCCCCAACCCGAAGCTTACCCAGCGGATCAGGGACGCCGATCTGGTGCTCGCGGTCGGCGCTCGGCTCGGCGAGGCGACCACCGACGGTTACACATTGATCACCCCCGATCACCCCGACCAGATATTGGTCCACGTCCATCCCGACCCCGACGAACTCAACCATGTCTATCGCACCGACCTGCCGATATGCGCCGAGATGGGCGAATTTGCCGAACAGGTGGCGCTGTGGGACGACGACCTGCTGCCGTTCGACGCCGGCAAGGCGGCGCATCAGGACTATCTCAAATGGTCCACCCCCCAGCCGACCGAAGCGAAGCTCGACCTCGGCCTGTGCGTCGCGGCGATGCAGCAACAGCTCCCCGCCGATGCGATCATTTGCAACGGAGCCGGCAATTTCTCCGGCTGGTGGCACCGCTACTGGAAATATGGTGCTTTCCCCAGCCAGCTCGCCCCGACATCCGGTGCCATGGGCTATGGCGTCCCCGCATCGGTCGCCGCCGCCCTGCGCTTCCCCGACCGCGTCTCGGTGGTGATTGCCGGCGATGGCGACTTCATGATGAACGGCCAGGAACTCGCCACCGCGATCCAATATGACGCCAACCTGCTGGTGCTGGTCATCGACAATGGCAGCTTCGGCACCATCCGTCTGCATCAGGAGCGCGAATATCCGGCAAGGCTTTCGGCGACCTCTCTCAGGAACCCCGATTTTGCCATGCTGGCCAAAGCCTATGGCGGCTGGAGCGCGACGGTCGAAAGCACCGCTGAATTTGCCCCCGCGCTGGCAAAGGCGATACAGCGCAAAGGGTTGCGCTTGCTGCATCTGAAAACCGATGTGGAATTTCTGACTGCGGCGGGAGCGACGGTGAGCGGGTTGCGAGCGAAATAG